In Microbacterium lushaniae, the following are encoded in one genomic region:
- a CDS encoding ABC transporter ATP-binding protein, translating to MSASGGIAVENVRRSFGRVEAVRDVTLHAAPGRVTGLVGPNGSGKTTLLLLLASLLAPDAGSIRLDGVDPVADPARARALLGWMPDTLGAWPTLTVRETLVVTGRLYDLSRAAAGERADVLLHDVGLDHLADSPARVLSRGQKQRLALARALVHDPRILLLDEPASGLDPQARIELRLLLRRLAADGRTILLSSHVLSELEEVVDDAVFLVAGQTVAAERVAQAAGRGRAWRIRLLPSADAVPDAGAHAGAGAPADDRARVAAALARAPEEVSVDRRDVLVSFASDAEAARALHALIGSGLAVTEFAPATGDLEHTFLDLRGGAE from the coding sequence ATGTCAGCGTCCGGGGGGATCGCCGTCGAGAACGTCCGGCGGTCGTTCGGCCGCGTCGAGGCGGTGCGCGACGTCACTCTCCATGCGGCGCCGGGCCGCGTCACCGGACTGGTCGGACCCAACGGCTCCGGCAAGACGACCCTGCTGCTCCTGCTCGCCTCACTCCTCGCCCCCGACGCCGGCAGCATCCGCCTCGACGGCGTCGATCCGGTGGCCGACCCCGCCCGCGCCCGCGCGCTGCTGGGTTGGATGCCCGACACCCTCGGCGCGTGGCCGACCCTGACCGTCCGCGAGACACTCGTGGTCACCGGGCGCCTGTACGACCTGTCGCGCGCGGCCGCGGGCGAGCGCGCCGACGTGCTGCTGCATGACGTGGGACTCGACCACCTCGCCGATTCGCCGGCCCGTGTGCTCTCGCGCGGCCAGAAGCAGCGGCTCGCCCTCGCGCGGGCCCTCGTCCACGATCCGCGGATCCTGCTGCTGGACGAACCCGCCTCGGGTCTGGATCCGCAGGCGCGGATCGAGCTGCGGCTGCTCCTGCGCCGGCTGGCCGCCGACGGCCGCACGATCCTCCTCTCCAGCCACGTGCTGTCGGAGCTGGAGGAGGTGGTCGATGACGCGGTGTTCCTCGTCGCCGGCCAGACGGTGGCCGCCGAGCGGGTGGCGCAGGCGGCCGGGCGCGGCCGGGCATGGCGCATCCGGCTCCTTCCGTCCGCGGATGCTGTGCCCGACGCCGGGGCGCATGCCGGCGCCGGCGCCCCCGCGGATGACCGCGCCCGCGTGGCAGCGGCGCTCGCGCGCGCACCCGAGGAGGTGTCGGTCGACCGCCGCGACGTGCTCGTTTCGTTCGCCTCCGATGCCGAGGCGGCGCGCGCCCTGCACGCCCTGATCGGCTCGGGGCTGGCCGTCACCGAGTTCGCCCCTGCCACCGGCGACCTGGAGCATACGTTCCTCGACCTGCGGGGAGGCGCCGAATGA
- a CDS encoding MarR family winged helix-turn-helix transcriptional regulator yields MASDSDHDDGPGEAGVGEPSALSRALRRYVEARQASLTEARQLLGVNEFDARALLFIAGHPRSRPTSLREYLGITSAGVTALIDRLEERGAVRREVDPHDRRVNRLTVTVDLSAEPWSALTRFDAAFERALAASADGDAERLAALLETLTDDAAG; encoded by the coding sequence ATGGCTTCGGACAGCGATCACGACGACGGACCGGGTGAGGCCGGCGTCGGCGAGCCATCGGCGTTGAGCCGGGCCCTGCGGCGCTATGTCGAGGCGCGCCAGGCGTCGCTGACCGAAGCCCGCCAGTTGCTGGGCGTCAACGAGTTCGACGCGCGGGCGCTGCTGTTCATCGCCGGCCACCCGCGCTCCCGGCCCACGTCGCTGCGGGAGTATCTCGGGATCACCTCCGCCGGAGTCACGGCCCTCATCGACCGCCTCGAGGAACGCGGGGCGGTGCGTCGTGAGGTCGACCCCCATGATCGTCGGGTCAACCGGCTGACGGTGACCGTCGACCTCTCCGCCGAGCCCTGGTCGGCGCTCACACGGTTCGACGCCGCTTTCGAGCGGGCGCTCGCCGCGTCGGCCGACGGTGATGCAGAGCGCCTGGCCGCGCTCCTCGAGACCCTGACCGACGACGCCGCCGGCTGA
- a CDS encoding phytoene desaturase family protein, protein MTELDAVVVGSGPNGLAAAVTLARAGLSVRVYERADHIGGGSASAELTLPGFVHDTCSAVHPLAFESRFFREFGLSRRVDFVVPDASYAQPLDGRAAAVAYRDLERTAQTLGRDGDAYTRLMRPLAERAGEVAEFTGGALLRVPQHPVAAVALALRALEQGTPAWNARFADDAAPALITGVAAHTILSQPSLAAAAAGMVLATYGHARGWPIPVGGSQAIADALADDLRASGGEIMTGTEVRSLADLPPARAVLLDVTPDALLRMAGDVLPSRYRAALGSFRFGAAVAKVDFALSEPVPWADPAVRDAGTVHVGGTRAEMAASENLVTRGRLSDRPYVLVSQPSVFDDTRAPAGAHTLWTYTHVPAGSDADREEAVVGQIERFAPGFRDTILASHSRTAVEVAAENPNYPGGDIAAGAPTMWQLLRRPTLSPDPWRTPTRGIYLCSASTSPGPGVHGLAGWRAALSALRHEFGTRAMPDLSPR, encoded by the coding sequence ATGACCGAGCTCGACGCGGTCGTCGTCGGCTCCGGCCCGAACGGGCTGGCCGCGGCCGTCACGCTCGCCCGCGCGGGCCTGTCGGTGCGGGTCTACGAGCGCGCCGATCACATCGGTGGGGGCTCCGCGTCGGCGGAGCTGACCCTGCCGGGGTTCGTCCACGACACCTGCTCGGCGGTGCATCCCCTGGCCTTCGAGTCACGCTTCTTCCGGGAGTTCGGCCTCTCCCGTCGCGTGGACTTCGTCGTGCCCGACGCCTCCTACGCGCAGCCCCTCGACGGTCGCGCCGCCGCCGTGGCCTACCGCGATCTGGAACGCACGGCGCAGACCCTCGGCCGGGACGGCGATGCCTACACGCGGCTCATGCGACCGCTCGCCGAGCGCGCGGGCGAGGTCGCGGAGTTCACCGGCGGCGCTCTGCTGCGCGTGCCCCAGCATCCGGTGGCCGCCGTCGCCCTCGCCCTTCGGGCGCTCGAGCAGGGCACCCCGGCCTGGAACGCGCGCTTCGCCGACGACGCCGCCCCGGCGCTGATCACCGGCGTCGCCGCGCACACGATCCTGTCGCAGCCGAGTCTGGCCGCCGCGGCGGCCGGGATGGTGCTCGCCACCTACGGGCACGCCCGGGGGTGGCCAATTCCGGTGGGAGGCAGTCAGGCCATCGCCGACGCGCTCGCGGACGACCTGCGCGCGTCCGGCGGCGAGATCATGACCGGCACCGAGGTGCGGTCGCTGGCCGACCTGCCGCCCGCGCGTGCGGTGCTCCTGGACGTCACCCCCGACGCCCTCCTCCGCATGGCGGGCGACGTCCTCCCCTCCCGGTATCGCGCGGCCCTGGGCTCGTTCCGGTTCGGGGCGGCCGTCGCGAAGGTCGACTTCGCGCTGTCGGAGCCGGTGCCGTGGGCCGACCCCGCGGTGCGCGACGCCGGGACCGTGCACGTCGGCGGCACCCGCGCCGAGATGGCCGCATCCGAGAACCTCGTCACGCGCGGGCGGCTCAGCGATCGACCGTACGTGCTCGTGTCACAGCCGTCGGTGTTCGACGACACCCGGGCACCGGCCGGCGCGCACACGCTGTGGACCTACACGCACGTCCCCGCCGGCAGCGACGCCGACCGCGAGGAGGCGGTGGTGGGACAGATCGAGCGGTTCGCACCCGGTTTCCGCGACACCATCCTCGCCTCCCACTCGCGCACCGCGGTGGAGGTCGCGGCGGAGAACCCCAACTACCCCGGCGGCGACATCGCGGCCGGGGCACCCACGATGTGGCAGCTGCTGCGCCGCCCGACGCTCTCGCCCGATCCGTGGCGCACGCCCACGCGCGGGATCTACCTGTGTTCGGCGTCGACCAGTCCGGGCCCCGGTGTGCACGGACTGGCGGGCTGGCGCGCCGCCCTCAGCGCCCTGCGCCACGAGTTCGGCACGCGCGCGATGCCCGACCTCTCGCCGCGGTGA
- a CDS encoding SRPBCC family protein, with amino-acid sequence MSRNTRVLRCSPEDVFRVLEDGWLFPAWVVGASRMREVGDDWPHKGSSLHHSFGTWPMLLDDATEVLDYDPPRRLVLKARGWPIGEARVTIHVKPHPDGSIVRIQEEAIAGPGALIPAPILDVPLQLRNHETLHRLAYLAEGMAERTAHTTAHEEDSATREDSAPR; translated from the coding sequence ATGTCTCGGAACACACGAGTACTGCGCTGCAGCCCGGAGGACGTCTTCCGGGTGCTCGAAGACGGCTGGCTCTTCCCGGCCTGGGTCGTGGGGGCCTCGCGCATGCGCGAGGTCGGCGACGACTGGCCGCACAAGGGCAGCAGCCTGCACCACTCCTTCGGCACGTGGCCGATGCTCCTGGACGACGCCACCGAGGTGCTCGACTACGATCCGCCGCGCCGGCTCGTGCTCAAGGCCCGCGGATGGCCCATCGGTGAGGCGCGCGTCACGATCCACGTGAAGCCGCACCCCGACGGGTCGATCGTGCGCATCCAGGAGGAGGCGATCGCCGGGCCGGGGGCACTCATCCCGGCACCGATCCTCGACGTCCCGCTGCAGCTGCGCAATCACGAGACGCTGCACCGGCTGGCCTACCTGGCCGAGGGCATGGCGGAGCGGACGGCGCACACCACCGCCCATGAGGAGGATTCGGCCACGCGCGAGGACTCCGCCCCGCGATGA
- a CDS encoding glycerophosphodiester phosphodiesterase family protein, protein MTRTSPLVIGHRGAPGYRPEHSRSSYDLALAMGVDAVEPDIVVSRDGVLVVRHENEIGSTTDVAEHPEFADRRTSKTIDGERLTGWFTEDFTWDELATLRCRERLPKIRPASASFDGTQPVLRLRDVLDLVRAGSLEQGREIGVVLEIKHATYFAALGFDVVDLIAAELDAAGWAGGELPIVFEAFESTVLARLRERGLPGTYVYLLEAAGSPYDLVAQQGAHAPTYAAMAAPAGLDGLVGRVDGISVDKSMILAPNRRGHTAGPSRIVGDAKDRGLLVFTWTCRPENAFLIPQFRGRGGAAAFGDYEGEWAVIRDAGVDGVFVDHPDIGRRFFVA, encoded by the coding sequence GTGACCCGGACCTCCCCGCTCGTCATCGGTCACCGAGGTGCACCGGGCTACCGCCCCGAGCACAGCCGCTCCTCGTACGACCTCGCACTGGCGATGGGGGTGGATGCGGTCGAGCCCGACATCGTCGTCTCCCGCGACGGCGTACTGGTGGTGCGGCACGAGAACGAGATCGGCTCGACGACGGATGTCGCGGAGCATCCGGAGTTCGCGGACCGCCGCACGAGTAAGACGATCGACGGCGAGCGTCTGACGGGGTGGTTCACAGAGGACTTCACGTGGGACGAGCTGGCGACCCTCCGCTGCCGCGAGCGCCTGCCGAAGATCCGCCCCGCCAGCGCGTCGTTCGACGGAACGCAGCCGGTGCTGCGCCTGCGCGACGTGCTCGACCTCGTGCGCGCGGGGTCGCTCGAGCAGGGGCGCGAGATCGGCGTCGTGCTGGAGATCAAGCACGCGACGTACTTCGCGGCGCTGGGGTTCGACGTCGTGGACCTGATCGCGGCGGAACTGGATGCGGCGGGCTGGGCGGGAGGCGAACTGCCGATCGTGTTCGAGGCCTTCGAGTCGACGGTGCTGGCGCGGCTGCGCGAACGGGGGCTGCCGGGAACCTACGTGTACCTCCTCGAGGCAGCCGGGAGTCCGTACGACCTGGTCGCGCAGCAGGGCGCGCACGCGCCCACGTACGCGGCCATGGCGGCGCCGGCTGGGCTCGACGGTCTGGTCGGACGCGTCGACGGGATCAGCGTCGACAAGAGCATGATCCTCGCGCCCAACCGGCGCGGGCACACCGCGGGCCCCAGCCGTATCGTCGGCGACGCGAAGGACCGCGGTCTGCTGGTCTTCACGTGGACGTGCCGGCCCGAGAACGCGTTCCTCATCCCGCAGTTCCGCGGGCGGGGAGGGGCGGCCGCGTTCGGCGACTACGAGGGCGAGTGGGCGGTGATCCGCGACGCCGGCGTCGACGGCGTCTTCGTGGACCACCCTGACATCGGGCGGCGATTCTTCGTCGCGTGA
- a CDS encoding ABC transporter permease, which yields MSPSRLGALIRLELTQSLRSVAWYVLLGVFALILLIVTGLAVAASALTAGSGGWLFSLQIFLVLLLVLLVSPTLSGNSVNGERDAATLAPMQVTLATTGEILLGKFLAAWIAGLAFLVVALPFLIVATLAGDLAPATIGTSLAILVVEVGVVAGIGVGLSAVIARPLFSVASTYLVVAALTVGTIVAFGLGATTSRVEVTVTERYYTDEGPPCAPGEDPDEYGCVEDPLSECGPWQTYTHEAPRTDHVWWILAANPFVVLADATPTTFSPDGYPQDLFGQISWTVRSAQIPPMTEVRNDFCDASAWQNAGPLPSEQIDGTAPSWFVGLAVQVLATAGLLAWGWQRTRTPARTLPPGTRIA from the coding sequence ATGAGCCCGTCACGCCTGGGCGCCCTCATCCGCCTGGAGCTGACGCAGAGCCTCCGCTCGGTCGCCTGGTACGTGCTGCTGGGCGTGTTCGCCCTCATCCTGCTGATCGTGACGGGCTTGGCGGTCGCGGCCTCGGCGCTGACCGCCGGCAGCGGAGGATGGCTGTTCTCGCTGCAGATCTTCCTCGTGCTGCTGCTGGTCCTGCTGGTCTCACCGACCCTCAGCGGCAACAGCGTCAACGGCGAGCGGGATGCCGCCACGCTCGCGCCGATGCAGGTGACCCTCGCCACGACGGGCGAGATCCTGCTGGGGAAGTTCCTCGCGGCGTGGATCGCGGGGCTGGCGTTCCTCGTCGTCGCCCTGCCGTTCCTGATCGTCGCGACCCTCGCCGGCGACCTGGCGCCGGCGACGATCGGTACGTCCCTGGCGATCCTCGTGGTCGAGGTGGGCGTCGTTGCGGGCATCGGAGTGGGGCTGAGCGCGGTCATCGCCCGCCCGCTGTTCTCGGTCGCCTCCACCTACCTCGTGGTCGCAGCCCTCACGGTGGGAACGATCGTCGCGTTCGGGCTGGGGGCGACCACATCGCGCGTGGAGGTGACCGTCACGGAGCGCTATTACACCGATGAGGGTCCACCGTGCGCGCCGGGGGAGGACCCGGATGAGTACGGATGCGTGGAGGATCCGCTCAGCGAATGCGGCCCCTGGCAGACCTACACGCACGAGGCGCCACGCACCGATCACGTGTGGTGGATCCTGGCGGCCAACCCCTTCGTCGTCCTGGCGGATGCGACGCCGACGACCTTCTCGCCGGACGGATACCCGCAGGACCTGTTCGGCCAGATCTCCTGGACCGTGCGCTCGGCCCAGATCCCGCCGATGACCGAGGTGCGCAACGACTTCTGCGACGCGTCGGCCTGGCAGAACGCGGGACCGCTGCCCAGCGAGCAGATCGACGGCACCGCGCCGAGCTGGTTCGTCGGACTCGCCGTGCAGGTGCTGGCCACCGCGGGCCTGCTCGCGTGGGGGTGGCAGCGCACGCGCACGCCGGCGCGCACGCTGCCGCCCGGCACGCGCATCGCGTGA
- a CDS encoding esterase/lipase family protein, translated as MIRRAARDAAWWVADYAYAATWQARAFLNRTDPATFRSGPEVALVLLPGVYETWKFLQPLASALHERGHPIHIVDVLHRNSRPVTEMAVHVTRYLDDHDLTDVMLVAHSKGGLVGKQVMIGEAGSRVRGMVAVATPFGGSRYARMMLSPTLRSFSPRDRTIVALAQQLEVNARITSVYGLFDPHIPEGSKLPGGRNVQLETGGHFRILAHPRVIAEVERMSAAA; from the coding sequence GTGATCAGGCGCGCCGCCCGCGACGCGGCATGGTGGGTCGCCGACTACGCCTACGCCGCGACGTGGCAGGCGCGCGCCTTCCTCAATCGCACCGATCCCGCGACTTTCCGCTCGGGACCCGAGGTGGCACTGGTGCTTCTGCCCGGCGTCTACGAGACGTGGAAATTCCTGCAGCCCCTCGCCTCCGCCCTGCACGAGCGCGGGCACCCGATCCACATCGTCGACGTGCTGCACCGGAACAGCCGGCCCGTCACCGAGATGGCCGTGCACGTGACGCGGTATCTGGACGATCACGATCTGACCGACGTGATGCTCGTCGCCCACAGCAAGGGCGGCCTCGTCGGCAAGCAGGTCATGATCGGCGAGGCCGGCTCCCGCGTGCGCGGGATGGTCGCGGTGGCGACCCCGTTCGGCGGGTCGCGCTACGCGCGCATGATGCTCTCGCCGACGCTGCGCAGCTTCTCCCCGCGCGACCGCACGATCGTCGCGCTCGCGCAGCAGCTCGAAGTGAACGCGCGGATCACGTCGGTCTACGGGCTGTTCGACCCGCACATCCCGGAAGGGAGCAAGCTTCCGGGCGGGCGCAACGTGCAGCTGGAGACCGGCGGCCACTTCCGCATCCTCGCGCATCCGCGCGTGATCGCCGAGGTGGAACGGATGTCAGCTGCCGCCTGA
- a CDS encoding zinc-dependent alcohol dehydrogenase — MKAMVYRGPYKVRVEEKPDPRIEHPNDAIVRVELAAICGSDLHLYHGMIPDTRIGHTFGHEFIGRVEAVGSSVQTLKPGDRVMVPFNIFCGTCFFCARGLYSNCHNVNANATALGGIYGYSHTAGGFDGGQAEMVRVPFADVGPTIIPEWLSDDDALMLTDAFATGYFGAQLGDISEGDTVVVFGAGPVGLAAARSSWLMGAGRVIVIDHLDYRLAKAREFAFAETHNFAHHDDVVVLLKKLTGHLGADVAIDAVGAEADGNLTQHITSAKLKLQGGSPIALNWAIDGVRKGGNISVMGAYGPLFSAVKFGDALNKGLTLRMNQAPVKRQWPRLFEHIRAGLISPGDMITHRIPLDAIAEGYHMFSSKLDDCIKPVIVPGA; from the coding sequence GTGAAGGCGATGGTGTACCGCGGCCCGTACAAAGTGCGGGTCGAAGAGAAGCCCGATCCGCGGATCGAGCACCCCAATGACGCCATCGTGCGCGTGGAACTGGCGGCGATCTGCGGATCGGATCTGCACCTGTACCACGGCATGATCCCCGACACCCGGATCGGCCACACCTTCGGGCACGAGTTCATCGGACGCGTCGAGGCTGTCGGCTCGTCGGTGCAGACGCTCAAGCCCGGCGATCGGGTCATGGTGCCGTTCAACATCTTCTGCGGCACGTGCTTCTTCTGCGCGCGCGGGCTGTACTCCAACTGCCACAACGTCAACGCCAACGCCACCGCCCTCGGCGGCATCTACGGCTACTCCCACACCGCCGGCGGATTCGACGGCGGCCAGGCCGAGATGGTGCGCGTGCCCTTCGCCGATGTCGGGCCGACCATCATCCCGGAGTGGCTGAGCGATGACGATGCGCTCATGCTCACCGACGCCTTCGCGACGGGGTACTTCGGGGCGCAGCTGGGCGACATCTCCGAGGGCGACACGGTCGTGGTGTTCGGCGCCGGTCCCGTGGGGCTCGCGGCAGCGCGGTCGTCGTGGCTGATGGGGGCGGGGCGCGTCATCGTGATCGACCACCTCGATTACCGTCTGGCGAAGGCGCGCGAGTTCGCGTTCGCCGAGACGCACAACTTCGCCCACCACGACGACGTCGTGGTGCTGCTGAAGAAGCTCACCGGCCACCTGGGCGCCGACGTCGCGATCGATGCGGTCGGGGCCGAGGCCGACGGCAACCTCACGCAGCACATCACCTCGGCCAAGCTGAAGCTGCAGGGCGGGTCGCCCATCGCTCTGAACTGGGCGATCGACGGCGTGCGCAAGGGCGGCAACATCTCCGTCATGGGCGCCTACGGGCCGCTGTTCAGTGCGGTGAAGTTCGGCGACGCCCTCAACAAGGGCCTGACGCTGCGGATGAACCAGGCGCCGGTGAAGCGACAGTGGCCGCGTCTGTTCGAACACATCCGGGCCGGACTCATCAGCCCGGGCGACATGATCACCCACCGCATCCCGCTGGACGCGATCGCCGAGGGGTACCACATGTTCTCGTCCAAGCTCGATGACTGCATCAAGCCGGTCATCGTGCCGGGCGCGTGA
- a CDS encoding alpha/beta fold hydrolase, whose protein sequence is MTSERTTWRADQGRLAFHVHARPAEATHGPPVVLVHGIGMSHRYFSRLQDVLGGDHAVFSVDLPGFGGLPKPGTDVDVPTMAAALADVVAALEVGPCILVGHSMGAQWVVELAAQRPDLVSHAVVIGPVSDSEHRSAAAQSLALALDCLGEPPLANAIVFTDYVRCGIPWYLTQVRHMIAYPIEDRVADLRVPLLVLRGERDPIAGMRWCRMLRDRARHGDLAVIPGSRHVAQFSRPRAVADAITTYAGAVAGIDR, encoded by the coding sequence ATGACCTCCGAGCGCACGACCTGGCGCGCGGATCAGGGCCGCCTCGCCTTCCACGTCCACGCGAGACCGGCGGAGGCGACGCACGGCCCGCCCGTGGTGCTCGTGCACGGCATCGGGATGTCGCACCGCTACTTCTCGCGCCTGCAGGACGTGCTCGGCGGAGACCACGCGGTGTTCAGCGTCGATCTGCCCGGATTCGGGGGCCTCCCCAAACCGGGCACCGACGTCGACGTCCCCACCATGGCCGCCGCGCTGGCAGACGTCGTCGCCGCGCTGGAGGTGGGCCCGTGCATCCTCGTCGGCCACTCGATGGGCGCGCAGTGGGTCGTGGAGCTGGCGGCGCAACGGCCCGACCTGGTCTCGCACGCCGTGGTGATCGGGCCGGTCTCCGACTCCGAGCATCGCTCCGCGGCTGCGCAGTCGCTCGCGCTCGCACTGGACTGCCTGGGCGAGCCGCCCCTGGCCAACGCGATCGTGTTCACCGACTACGTGCGGTGCGGCATCCCGTGGTACCTGACTCAGGTGCGCCACATGATCGCCTACCCGATCGAGGACCGCGTGGCCGACCTGCGCGTGCCGCTGCTCGTCCTCCGCGGAGAGCGCGATCCGATCGCCGGGATGCGGTGGTGCCGGATGCTGCGCGACCGCGCCCGCCACGGCGACTTGGCCGTCATCCCCGGCAGCCGCCACGTCGCGCAGTTCTCCCGCCCCCGCGCCGTCGCCGACGCCATCACGACCTACGCGGGCGCCGTGGCGGGTATCGACCGGTGA
- a CDS encoding GntR family transcriptional regulator — protein sequence MAGDVVQLDDLLATLDRTGPMPLYFQVSSAIERAIRSGEIAPGARLENEIAIAQRLGLSRPTIRRAMEELVDKGLLVRRRGIGTQVVQGQVTRQVELTSLYEDLQNSHHAPGTRVLVHDTRPADDATAAALSVPAGSDVVYLRRQRSTDGVPVAVLVNYLPPDFADITTDQLEAKGLYQILRARGVTIRVANQRIGARRAHGDEGELLDIDKGGPVLTMERVAYDASGRAVEFGHHCYRPDMYSFETTLVAK from the coding sequence TTCCAGGTGTCCTCGGCGATCGAGCGCGCCATCCGGTCGGGCGAGATCGCCCCCGGCGCGCGCCTGGAGAACGAGATCGCGATCGCACAGCGGCTCGGACTGTCCCGTCCCACCATCCGGCGCGCGATGGAGGAATTGGTCGACAAGGGTCTCCTCGTGCGCCGCCGCGGGATCGGCACGCAGGTGGTGCAGGGCCAGGTCACCCGCCAGGTGGAGCTGACGAGCCTCTACGAAGACCTCCAGAACTCCCACCACGCCCCGGGAACGCGCGTGCTCGTGCACGACACCCGGCCCGCCGACGACGCCACCGCCGCCGCCCTCAGCGTCCCCGCCGGCTCCGACGTCGTCTACCTGCGCCGCCAGCGCTCCACCGACGGGGTTCCCGTCGCGGTCCTGGTCAACTACCTCCCGCCCGACTTCGCCGACATCACGACCGATCAGCTCGAGGCGAAGGGGCTCTACCAGATCCTGCGCGCCCGCGGCGTGACCATCCGCGTCGCCAACCAGCGCATCGGCGCACGGCGTGCACACGGCGACGAGGGCGAGCTCCTTGACATCGACAAGGGCGGTCCCGTGCTCACGATGGAGCGGGTCGCGTACGACGCATCCGGCCGCGCCGTGGAATTCGGGCACCATTGCTACCGGCCCGACATGTACAGCTTCGAGACCACCCTGGTCGCGAAGTAG